The region ATTCATACATAAAGCCTGACACCAAATCATCAGCGGCGGCTTAGTGTTCCACATATCGGGCTTGCCCTCAAAATGGGTGACTAAAAAATTCTCATCCTTGGACATCTCGTAAGCGTTATTCGCCAAACGAGCCTCGTCGAAAATTCGAATAGGCAACCGCTCAATATGTCCAAATAAAGTGAAGTAAGCGAGAATAAGCAGAATAAAATACTTAACTAGATCCTCAGTTTTAACTCTTTGCATTCAATTTCTTTTTAAACTCCTTACAAACATCGGTTAATCCGCACTCCTCGCATTTTGGCTTACGGGCAATGCAAACATACCTGCCGTGCAGTATCAGCCAGTGATGGGCTTTAGGTAGCAACTCCTCGGGGAAATACTTAACCAACTGCTGCTCCACGGCCAGCGGTGTTTTGGCATTGGTAACTAAACCTATCCTGTTGGCAACCCTAAAAACATGGGTATCAACCGCCATTGCGGGTAGGTTAAAAACTACCGATGCAATAACATTGGCTGTTTTGCGGCCAACTCCGGGCAACCGCTGTAACAACTCCACATCCGAAGGTACAACACCACCGAACTCCGCTTGAAGTGTCTTTGCCATTCCTACCAGGTGCTTTGCCTTATTATTGGGATACGAACAGCTTTTGATATAACTCAGTACCTCTTCAACGCTGGCTTTCGAAAGGGTTTCAGCATCGGGGAAACGTTCAAAAAAAGGAGGCGTAATTATATTAACCCGTTTATCGGTGCACTGGGCGCTAAGAATAACGGCAACAAGCAACTCGTAAGCGTTACCGTAAACCAACTCGGTTTCAGCAACAGGGCGTGCCTTGCTAAAATATTCAATTACCCTGGCGTATAGATCTTTCTTGGATATCATTAAATCGCTGTAATAGTGATAAACAAAAGTAATGTAAATGTGAAAAGTTAAATGTAAAAAGTTAAAAGATTTTTGAATGGCTATGGTCGTTTGATTATATTAATTCCATACTTCGATTTCTAACTTCCGAATTCTACATTCCCTTCACAATTAACTTTTGTATGCTAACTTTGCACCTGAATTAAAAAAAAAGCACATTGGCAACAATCTATCTTCAGGCAGAGAATCTGAGCAAATCGTTTGGCGATTTAACAATATTCCGCGATATATCACTAAGTCTTTTCCAGTATCAACGCACGGCAATAATAGCAAAGAATGGTACGGGAAAATCTACATTACTTAACATTCTCACCGGAAAAGATTCCCCCGATACAGGGAAAGTTACCCTCCGCAATGATGTAAAAGTTGGATATCTGGCGCAGAACCCCGATCTGAACGAAAAAGCCACCATCCTTGAGAACGTATTTGGTGCCGATGATGAGATTTCTACTACAATTCGCAACTACGAAAAGGCGCTTGCAAAGAACGACAAGGATTTGCTCCACCATGCCATGGAGGCTATGGATAGATTGAATATTTGGGAGCGTGAGGTTAAGGCAAAGCAGATTCTATCGAAGCTTAGAATCGAAAACATAAACCAGCCAGTGGCGCAACTATCGGGTGGTCAACGTAAACGCGTTGCATTAGCGGCTGCGCTAATTAGCGAACCCGATGTGCTTATTCTGGATGAGCCCACAAACCACCTAGATTTGGATATGGTTGAGTGGCTCGAGGAATTTTTAACCCGCGGCCAGCAAACCATACTCATGGTTACGCACGACAGGTACTTTTTAGATAGGGTTTGCACCGATATTATTGAGATTGATGGACAAATCGTTTACAACTATAAAGGCAACTACTCATATTTTTTGGATAAAAGAGAGGAAAGAATCAACGCGTTTACCTCGGAGGTTGACAAGGCTACAAATTTACTCCGTCGCGAGACTGAATGGATGCGCCGCATGCCACAGGCTCGCGGAACAAAAGCCAAGTATAGGATTGATGCCTACTACAAGCTGAAGGATGTTGCATCGCAACGGCTCGACACCTCGGAGGTTGAAATCAATGTAAGCACATCGCGACTAGGGAAAAAAATCATGGAGGTAAAAAACCTCAACAAAAGTTTCGGAAGCAAGGTTATTATGAAAGATTTTTCCTACACATTCAACCGATTCGAGAAGTTAGGCATAATAGGTGAAAATGGTACTGGGAAAACCACATTCCTAAATCTTATCACTGGTGCAATTTCTGCCGATTCGGGCGAAGTAGATGCGGGAAGTACTTTGGTTGTTGGCTACTACCGTCAGGAAGGAATGAATATCGATAACAACAAAAAGGTTATTGATGTTGCACGCGAAATTGCCGATGTTGTAACACTGGGCGATGGCAAAACGCTTACCATATCGCAATTTCTGAATATGTTCCTTTTCTCACCCGAGAAGCAGCACACCTACGTGTACAAACTCAGCGGTGGCGAAAAGCGCAGGCTTTACCTGCTTACCATACTAATGCGCAACCCTAACTTCCTCATCCTCGATGAGCCCACTAACGATTTGGACATTCACACCCTGAACATCCTTGAGGATTACCTAAAAAGTTTTCCCGGTGTGGTTATAGTTGTATCGCACGACCGTTTTTTTATGGATAAAGTGGTTGACGGACTACTGGTTTTTGAGGGAGATGGAGAAATAAGTGGATTCCCCGGATCGTACACGGAATATAGAACTTGGGCCATGGAGGAAGAGAAGAATAAACCCAAGGAAAAAAGTCCCGAAAAACCAATTAAGCAGGAGCAACCCAAAACTCAAGCCAAGAAGAAATTAACATTTGCCCAGAAGAAAGAGCTGGAGCAACTCTCGAAGGACATTGAACAACTGGAAAAGGAAAAAACAGAATTAGAAAGCCAACTTAGCAGTGGAAATTTGAATCCACAACAATTACAGGAAAAATCTAACAGGTATCAGGAGATCACTCAAATACTTGAAGGAAAAGAGTTCCGTTGGCTGGAACTAAGTGAGATTGAGGAATAAAAAAGCGCTTCAGATAATCTGAAGCGCTTTTAGCAAAACTCTTTCTTACTTACTCCTTAATCATTTTAATTACCCGACTATTCCCCTTTGCATCAACTATTTTCACAAAATAGATTCCAGGAAATAAACTAGGAGTTTCGATAATAATCCTGGAAGTATTTTGGTAATTCTTCTCATAAACCTGCTGTCCAATCAAATTACTAATAACTACCCTAGTAACCGATGGTGTATTGCCCAAATTTATTCTATTAGAGAAAGGGTTTGGGTATGCATTTACCTTTGATATGCTATTGACATCGATACTTGTTGACACACTAAGCGTCACATTTACAGATGTTGCGGCATTGTTAACTTCAAAAGAGCCATAGTAATCCTGAAATCCTTGAGCCCAAATCTTAAAGCTGAAATAACCGCTCCTGAAATTAGCTACAACTTGACCGCTAACCCCGATATCAAGAGTATCTGTAGTTCCTGCTATCAGTAATTTTGCTGCAAAATCTTTAGTTCCTTTTGAACTAGGAGTAGAAACGTTGAATGTCACGGGGTATTCTTTCTTAACCATTTCCACGGTAGCCGTTGTAAAATCTGAAACATCTACAGAGCCTGAAACATCAACATAGCCTGTTTTTTTAACGGTATACGCATAGTCCGTTCCTGCAAGAATATAGGTAAACAGATAACTACCAACAGGATTTGTTACACCGTTGAAGGTAATTACAGCATCGGTTACCGACTGATTATCGGCAGTAACACTAAATTGAACGGAATAACGAACAAGATATATGGTGATTTCTTGTTCAACATTGGCATCAACATTTACCACACCACTCGATACAACATAGCCAGCCTTAGACACCTCTACAGGGAAATTGCCGGGAACTACATTTACATAACTAACTTGACCATTTGAAGCCGTCGGTTTAACTCCATATCCATACAAATCAACCGATGCATTCTCAACTACACTACCAAATTCATCCTTAACTGTTAGTATAACTGAATATGCTGGTTTGGAGAATGTAAGATTAACCGGCACATCGGCATTCGTTATAGTAAAACTTCCATTAACAGGAGTTTCGTTCGGCTTTGATGCCAAATATGAATAGTTACCCGGCGATAATCCACCAACCACTGCAGTACCGTTACTATTTGTAACTGTGGAGATATTACCCAGCACACTGATATTGATTCCTTCGTAAGGGCTTCCAAACTGATCGACTGCTGAGAATAATGCCCGATAAATATTAGTATTCAGTACTAAATTCTGAGCAACATTGGTGTTAACAACATTTAATGTACCCGTTATATTAGCATACGGTGGTTTGGAAACCGTATAACTTATTCCGTTTTGAGGATTAACCTGTGTAAACACTACACTTCCCAAGTTATTGGTATAAACTGTTCCATAACCATTTAAGTAGACTGCAGCATTATCAACAAAGTTTCCGCTGGAATTTGTTATGCTGAAAGTAACATTATAAGTAGAGGCTGCAATCAATGGCAAAATAACAGTTATATCAGCATCGTCATGAACAGTGGCGGAACCATTTGCCGTTTGATAACCCGCTAACGAAACTTGGTACTGTAACTGATCCGTAAAATCAATGTCAGTGAATGCAACATTACCAGCACCATTTGTTGTTGCAAATCCATATGGTCCTATATCTACCAATGCTCCCATTAATGGAGTTCCCGTTGCATCAGTTACATTAAATGTTAAATCATATAATTCAACAATAATAGGCTTTAGCACAACAACAATTTCCTTATTCTCCGTTAACGGCCCAATTATTCCATTACTAGTCTGATAATCGGCTTTGCTAACTTCGTAGGTAAGCGATTCGTCCGATGAAATGCCACTATATAGAACCTCTCCATTTCCATCGGTGAGAACAACCCCAATACCGGAAAGAGAAATACTGGCATTGTCAATAGGATTTCCTTCAAGATCGGTTACGCTAAAAAGGATAGAATAGGATGCTGGTGCCTGCTCAGACAACACTACATTGTAATACGAATTGGCTCCAACAATACTAACTGTACTTGTATACAAATCAAAGCCTGACTTCTGAATTGTAAAGTTATAGCTTCCCGACTCCAATCCACTTACTTCGGCCTGGCCACTTTCGTTAGTTGCAATACCCGATTTTCCATCAACAGTAATCAGCGCATTCTGAACTGGGTTGGAATTGTTATCCAGCACTGTAAAATAGGCCGAGAAATACTTTTGATCCAAGTAGATACTACTAGAAATGTTATCGTAAACATTAATTGTTCCTAAATAATCAATATACCCCTCTTTAGTAACTGAAATATCGTAACTACCAGCTCGGATATTATCCCATGATACTTTTCCTTCGTTATTGGTCTCGGAGGCAGGATACCCCTCTAATACCATCAAAGCCCCTGATATCGACGAAAAAGTGCTCTGATCGAGAATAGTTAAATCAACCGAATAATAGTTTACCGTTGATATCCCAACAAATTGACTAATATTTCCATTATTAACAGTAATGATACCAGACTCTTCAATATATCCATCCTTAGTAACTGTATATACATAATCATCGTTTGCCAATCCAGTAAAATAAACAATGCCGGCACTATTAGTAAGCATAGAGCCATAACCAGCAACCGAAACCTGAGCACCCTCTAAAACAGCAGAGGTTGCATCGTCATATACAGTGAATGAAGCATTATAAAGAGCACCTCCCGGTTGTGTAACCTGAATATCATCAACAAACCAATTATCAAGTTCATACAAATTGCCAGTGAGTGTAAAGGCGATGTATGTGTTTGCTGAGTTAATATTAGATGATAGTGTTAAATTAATCTGCGCAGGTCCTGAGTTTCCTGAACCAGACACGACTTCCCAACCTAGAGGACTCCAATTATTTCCATCAACTGATGATTCCACAAAAACCTTCATGCCAGAACCATAATCATCAAAGAAATGGCGGAATGATAGATTAACACTGCCAAACCCAACCGTATTAATTGGTGGAAGAATCATCCGCACAGTTGAAACCCCATTGCGCCAATTGGCATACATTTCACCGCTCATTCCTCCGGCATTAGATGAACCTGTAAAACTCCAAACCGTTTCAAAATTGTTCAACTGAACATCATAGAAACTAAAATTTGAAGGTATGGATGAATTAAACGACTGAGAGTATGGTAACGATACCGATTGAATTTTAGTTAAAGCAACTGTAGCATCGCTTGCACTAACAGTTAATGTGCCATTGTAGGAGTAATAGGTATGATGCGATACACTTAAAGAGTAATCCCCTTTAATTATGCCATTTAGCGCAATCGCTCCATTACTTCCGGTTATGTATCTTGTTCCATTGAAATATACTACCGTTTCTGGCAATGGATTTCCGGTTAAATCATCAACAACTAAAAGCGTTAAGTCTACCAAATCGGGTTGTAACTGCACATCAATAGCTACGGGGCTATTCCCTGCGAATTGTTCTCCAGTAACAGTCTTGTATCCACTTGCCAATACACTCCAAGTATGGTTTTGGAATGGCTCATTTAGTTGGAATAAGCTTTGCCCGGCAACATCGGTATTCTGAGCCACTCCATCTAAATTAACCGTTGCATTGCTGATTGGATTGCTAAGATTATCGGTTACGCTAAATAAAATAGTGGGTAAAGCATTCGTAAATTGTGCATTAATGGATATGTCCTCTCCTCCTAGGAATTGTTCTCCACTAATACCTTGATAACCACTTGCCGTTACGCTCCACGAATAATTCGAGAATGGAGGTAACTGGTAGAATATTGCATTTCCCGATACATCGGTTATGGCATTATATGCGCCAATATTTACCGATGCATTTGATACAGGACTACCATCGGGTGATGTAACCGTAAATGCAATATCTGGCCATCTATTCAACTCAACATCCACTGTAGTTTGAGATGGATAGTAAACCGAGCCTGTTTTTTCGAAATAGCCATTCAATAAAACGGAATAGGTGTAGGTGCCTCCATTGACAACCCCGAACGAGTAGTTTCCGCTTAAATCGGTATAACCCGATCCTAATCCATCGATCGACACATAAGCACCCAAAACAGGCAACATTGAACTTGCATCTGTAACGCTAATAACCAATGGCTCTATAGCGTTAGGATCAACGCAAGAAACATTAGCCTCCCAACCAGACCTAACCACACTTACATCAGTAAAGAATCTGAAGGTCAAAGCTCCATCAACGTTTGTGGCAATAAAAGATGGAGGAAGACTAGTCCCTGAATAAGTTCCAAGACTAGTTGAACTAGTATTTACACCATCGTAAACGTAAAGATAATCCCAACCACTCTCCAGGTTAAACGACTGAAAATCGACCTTTACCTTGGCTTCAGAGTTAGGAGGATATATGGTTAGGGTCATATCCTGATTATTGGAGTAGTTACCGGTATAACCCGGATCATAAAAAGTGTTGTTGCAGCTGGACGTTACACTTCCACTGGACATGATAATTGTGGAACCTATCTCATAAAGATAAACAGCTACAGTTTCCTCAACCTGATCAACAGTAACATTACTGTTTACCGAGCTATATCCCGATGCTGAAACAGAATAAGAATAAACACCTGCATCGATATTGCTATAATTATATGCACCCTCATCCTGAGTAACCCCATTAAAAGTTACAGTAGCATTGTTTATTGGTTCGCCAGTAATAGCATCCGTAACGGTAAAATTAACATTTGCCCTTGCACCACTACCCTGAACCGCTATTGAGTACGTCGGATTATTGGGATCGTTAGTATTAAAGGAAATAATGCCAGAATAGTTTTGCTGAGCGGTTGGTTGAAATGCTATTGTGAGATATGTACTCCCATTGGCTGAAAGACTTGTACTTCCAATAGAGTAGGTAAATTCTGGTACGGTGCTAGTAAATGAGGATAAGGTTAATTGATCACCTCCGGTATTTGAGATGGCTACTAGTTGATTTGAAGTTGAATTAACCAACACATTCCCGAAATCAACAACAGGCTGAGAAACAAAAACCTCTGCTTGACCAGTGACTGTTAAGTTAACAGGAACTTTTACTTCTGGATTATCTATATCGTTGCTATTCATTACAACGTATCCTTTATAGGCACCAACACCCAAATATTCCGCACTGATATCGAATTTTAAATTGGATTCTGTGCCCGGCTGAACACTTCCCAATGGATTTGCAGTACTCAGCCAATTCACGTATTCATCAATTCCATCGTCAATAATCGTTACAGTACTGCCGCTGGAACTGTAAAAGTTTGTTCCATTATGTGTCATTGCATAGCAATAACTCCCCGAAAAGCCATTGCTTACACTCTTTACAATACTTGAAAAATCATTGCTGATTTGATAAATTAGTCCACCCCAATCAGACTGAACCCATATATGCCCGGATGCATGTGTTGGAATATATATAATTTGACCACCAGTTATTCCGCCAGGCAAAGTTGCTGACCAAAGAACAGAACCAGCGTAATCAACCTTATAAATTCCGCTCTGCCATAATGGACTCAAGTAAAATATTCCTTCACGATAAAAAATCGACGAATAGGAGTTAATCGGTCCTTGAAAAGAGTAACCTGCAAATGTTCCACTTAAACTATACGCATAAAAGGTTCCACTGCTGTTACCGATCCACAAATAATTACCATCCCATGCAATACCATAAGGCGAACTATGAATATTGGCAACATAATTTGTAGTATTATCTGACGGATTATAGTAATATAAACGATTTGAGCCATAATCAACAATGTACATTAGATTATTAACCCATACTAAGCCAGTGCCTAAACTTACCCCAGGAATACTAAACGAACTTAAGACTCCATCCTTAGTATCGGCCTTAGAAGCATTTGACGCTTTTACCAATGGCTTTACTTTAATTACTTCTTTACCATTAGGTGAGCTTGCGTATAATCCTAATGATTTTGGTGGAGTGGGAACTACAGCATCGTAATCAAACGAAACATTGTAATTTAAAATCCCTGCTCCACTATTTGAAATTAAAATGTTTTCCGATTCTACTTCACCATGCTTTAAAGCGACATTAAATTCAGACGGAATTGTGCCTATAACTGCAGGAAAATATCCGTTTGCCGATAGGTTTGCGTATATATAAGGATATGTTTCATTGCTTGTGCTAAAATTAATTTGTGCATAATTACTGCCTTCTGCAACAACCTCCATAGCCAAAGAAACATCTACATAATTTCCACTTTCAACGAGAAAGGATGTTGGGTTAACGCTTACATGCGCATTACTAGAACTAACAGAAACCTCAACAGCCTCGCCACTATTATTGTAAAATTGAACCGTACCCGATTGCGTTGACCCCACCTCAACAGTACCAAAATTAATACTTGATGGAGATACAGCAACTACAGGAATATCAGAAGCACTCACAAGAGTGTTATATTTATTATAGTCCCTTATTATCCAATCATTAAAAAGAAAACTTTCTAAATCCTTGGCATTTATATTTTTATCAGAATGAATCTTGTTAAAACCACTGGCCCTATTTATATCCAGCCACACTTTATCATTGCTATACACACTTTTGCAACTAGCAGTGCTTGCACCTATAGAAGCCATAGCCTGAAAGGAACATATATAGGTAACAAGTATTAATGTTGCAACCCAATAACGAGTATAATTTTTCATGGTTCTATATTTTATCATGTATAAAAACAAAG is a window of Tenuifilaceae bacterium CYCD DNA encoding:
- a CDS encoding ABC transporter ATP-binding protein: MATIYLQAENLSKSFGDLTIFRDISLSLFQYQRTAIIAKNGTGKSTLLNILTGKDSPDTGKVTLRNDVKVGYLAQNPDLNEKATILENVFGADDEISTTIRNYEKALAKNDKDLLHHAMEAMDRLNIWEREVKAKQILSKLRIENINQPVAQLSGGQRKRVALAAALISEPDVLILDEPTNHLDLDMVEWLEEFLTRGQQTILMVTHDRYFLDRVCTDIIEIDGQIVYNYKGNYSYFLDKREERINAFTSEVDKATNLLRRETEWMRRMPQARGTKAKYRIDAYYKLKDVASQRLDTSEVEINVSTSRLGKKIMEVKNLNKSFGSKVIMKDFSYTFNRFEKLGIIGENGTGKTTFLNLITGAISADSGEVDAGSTLVVGYYRQEGMNIDNNKKVIDVAREIADVVTLGDGKTLTISQFLNMFLFSPEKQHTYVYKLSGGEKRRLYLLTILMRNPNFLILDEPTNDLDIHTLNILEDYLKSFPGVVIVVSHDRFFMDKVVDGLLVFEGDGEISGFPGSYTEYRTWAMEEEKNKPKEKSPEKPIKQEQPKTQAKKKLTFAQKKELEQLSKDIEQLEKEKTELESQLSSGNLNPQQLQEKSNRYQEITQILEGKEFRWLELSEIEE
- the nth_1 gene encoding endonuclease III, yielding MISKKDLYARVIEYFSKARPVAETELVYGNAYELLVAVILSAQCTDKRVNIITPPFFERFPDAETLSKASVEEVLSYIKSCSYPNNKAKHLVGMAKTLQAEFGGVVPSDVELLQRLPGVGRKTANVIASVVFNLPAMAVDTHVFRVANRIGLVTNAKTPLAVEQQLVKYFPEELLPKAHHWLILHGRYVCIARKPKCEECGLTDVCKEFKKKLNAKS